The Brasilonema sennae CENA114 genome includes a region encoding these proteins:
- the galE gene encoding UDP-glucose 4-epimerase GalE — MSPGKPTILVTGGAGYIGSHTVLALKQAGFDVIILDNLVYGHRDLVEKVLQVELVVGDTGDRPLLDDLFNTRAIAAVMHFSAYAYVGESVTDPAKYYRNNVLGTLTLLEAMLAASVKKFVFSSTCATYGVPEVIPIPEDHPQNPINPYGATKLMVERILSDFDVAYDFKSVRFRYFNAAGAAPNGLLGEDHNPETHLIPLVLQTALGKRESISVFGTDYPTPDGTCIRDYIHVSDLADAHVLGLEYLLKGGDSEVFNLGNGSGFSVKEVIEAAKQVTQKDIKVVQCDRRPGDPPALIGTSEKARKILGWHPQYSSIEDIITHAWQWHQNRHK; from the coding sequence ATGTCGCCTGGAAAACCTACTATTTTGGTGACCGGGGGTGCTGGATATATCGGCTCCCATACAGTGCTTGCTCTTAAGCAAGCAGGTTTTGACGTGATAATACTCGATAATCTCGTTTACGGACACCGGGATTTGGTTGAAAAAGTTTTACAGGTAGAACTTGTAGTGGGAGATACTGGCGATCGCCCCCTGTTGGATGATTTGTTCAATACACGAGCGATCGCCGCCGTGATGCACTTTTCGGCTTATGCCTATGTAGGAGAATCCGTAACCGATCCTGCAAAGTATTACCGTAACAACGTTCTCGGCACCCTAACTCTGTTAGAAGCCATGCTCGCAGCGTCTGTTAAGAAATTTGTATTTTCTTCTACTTGTGCAACATACGGGGTACCTGAAGTTATACCAATCCCGGAAGACCATCCCCAGAATCCAATTAACCCTTATGGTGCTACCAAGCTGATGGTAGAACGGATTCTCTCTGATTTTGATGTTGCTTATGATTTTAAGTCGGTGCGGTTCCGCTATTTTAACGCCGCTGGTGCCGCTCCCAATGGCTTATTAGGAGAAGACCATAACCCAGAAACCCATTTGATCCCCCTTGTCTTGCAAACTGCCTTGGGTAAGCGCGAGTCTATCTCGGTTTTCGGCACTGATTATCCCACGCCAGATGGAACGTGCATTCGAGATTATATTCATGTCAGCGACTTAGCAGACGCCCACGTTTTGGGATTGGAATATTTATTGAAAGGCGGCGATAGCGAAGTTTTTAATTTAGGAAATGGTAGCGGCTTCTCAGTTAAAGAAGTTATTGAAGCTGCAAAGCAAGTGACACAAAAAGATATCAAAGTCGTGCAGTGCGATCGCCGTCCCGGTGATCCACCCGCACTCATTGGCACTAGCGAGAAAGCCCGAAAAATCCTAGGCTGGCATCCACAATACTCTTCTATTGAAGATATTATCACTCACGCTTGGCAGTGGCACCAGAATCGGCATAAGTAG
- a CDS encoding sugar transferase: protein MYQISCTKAVDGATVDTWKSPQLTVHPSVNSKLKRFLDIVGSLVGLLILSILFVPIAIAIRIDSPGSIFFTQERYGLYGGSFRIRKFRSMVSNAEKLKSLVHNEADGLIFKNKNDFRVTRIGRFLRSTSLDELPQFWNVLVGEMSLVGTRPPTKDEVSQYNQRHWQRLNVKPGLTGEWQVNGRSQIKDFEQIVDLDLQYQKKWYPMYDLLLIVKTFFMIVGRVGAF from the coding sequence ATGTATCAGATATCCTGCACAAAAGCTGTTGATGGTGCAACGGTCGATACTTGGAAATCCCCGCAACTAACAGTTCACCCGTCAGTTAATTCTAAGTTAAAACGATTTTTAGATATTGTGGGGAGCTTAGTAGGACTACTAATTTTATCGATTTTGTTTGTACCAATAGCAATAGCAATTAGAATCGATAGTCCTGGTTCAATTTTCTTCACACAAGAACGTTACGGACTATACGGAGGCTCATTCCGTATCCGGAAATTCCGCTCTATGGTTTCAAATGCTGAGAAGTTAAAATCTTTGGTGCATAATGAAGCTGATGGATTAATTTTTAAAAATAAAAATGACTTCCGAGTCACAAGAATAGGTCGCTTTTTAAGAAGTACAAGTCTAGATGAACTCCCACAGTTTTGGAACGTTTTAGTAGGCGAAATGAGTTTAGTAGGGACACGTCCACCAACGAAGGATGAAGTGTCTCAGTATAATCAACGTCACTGGCAACGCCTAAATGTTAAACCAGGTTTGACAGGCGAATGGCAAGTTAACGGTCGTTCTCAGATAAAAGATTTTGAGCAAATTGTGGACTTAGATTTGCAGTATCAAAAGAAATGGTATCCAATGTACGACTTATTACTGATTGTGAAGACATTTTTCATGATCGTTGGTCGAGTGGGAGCTTTTTAA
- a CDS encoding ABC transporter ATP-binding protein has product MANSRRLSKLLAYLRPHWRDATFGIIALLIVNGLGVYIPLLIRSAVDRLSVEFSFNQIKYLVIQIVLFASAMWFIRIASRIWLFGVGRQVEFDLKQRIFEHLLKMEPSYFAINSAGDLISRATSDVDNIRRLLGFAVLSLVNTLFAYVFTLPVMLGLSVDLTLASLAVYPFMFFLVYLFSDRLRTQQSAVQERISDISALIQEDISGMALIKIYSQEENERRAFANRNRDLLEANLKLAKSRNTLFPLIGGLATVSSFIIIWLGSTRIANGSLPPGDFIALLLYVERLVFPTALLGFTITAYQRGEVSIDRIETILTVTPKIKDTQDTIELPLYQVKGKLTATNLSYTYPGSTTSALCDVNFTIAPSETVAIVGAIGSGKSTLANAVPRLLDIEPGQLFLDGVDITKIALADLRSAIAYVPQDSFLFSTTIKNNIRYGDPVSEQEQVENTAKMAQIHPEIINFPQQYETIVGERGITLSGGQRQRTALARAMLVNAPVLILDDALSSVDNQTATAILKNLSGGTQRKTVIFITHQLSAAASADRIFVMDKGKIVQKGTHAELLEQPGMYKTLWSQHQIEELLH; this is encoded by the coding sequence ATGGCAAATTCACGACGACTATCTAAGCTTCTTGCATACCTACGCCCTCATTGGCGGGACGCAACATTTGGCATTATTGCCTTGTTGATTGTGAATGGTTTGGGTGTTTATATCCCTCTGTTGATTCGCTCTGCTGTTGACCGACTCTCAGTAGAATTCAGCTTTAATCAAATCAAATATCTTGTTATACAAATTGTATTATTCGCTTCAGCCATGTGGTTCATCCGGATCGCCTCTCGGATTTGGCTGTTTGGCGTCGGGCGTCAGGTGGAATTTGACCTGAAACAACGGATTTTTGAACACTTATTAAAAATGGAACCGTCGTATTTTGCCATCAATAGCGCAGGCGATTTGATTAGTCGGGCGACAAGCGATGTGGACAATATCCGGCGGCTGTTGGGTTTTGCAGTCCTGAGTTTGGTAAATACTTTATTTGCCTACGTTTTCACCTTACCAGTGATGCTGGGTCTGAGTGTAGATCTGACATTAGCCTCACTAGCAGTCTATCCTTTCATGTTTTTCTTAGTATATTTGTTTAGTGATCGCTTACGCACACAACAGTCGGCTGTACAGGAGAGGATCTCTGACATCAGTGCACTGATTCAAGAGGATATCAGTGGCATGGCCTTAATAAAAATTTACTCTCAGGAAGAAAACGAGCGTCGTGCCTTTGCCAATCGAAATCGGGATCTGCTGGAGGCTAATCTCAAATTGGCAAAAAGTCGAAACACGCTGTTTCCACTGATTGGTGGACTAGCTACGGTGAGTTCTTTCATCATTATCTGGTTAGGCTCCACAAGGATTGCCAATGGAAGCCTGCCTCCTGGTGATTTTATCGCACTACTTTTGTACGTAGAGCGTCTTGTCTTCCCGACGGCTTTGTTAGGATTCACTATCACCGCTTACCAACGAGGTGAGGTGAGTATTGACCGCATTGAGACAATTTTGACTGTCACACCCAAAATAAAAGATACACAAGATACGATTGAGTTACCACTATACCAAGTCAAAGGAAAACTCACAGCAACAAACCTGAGTTACACTTACCCTGGTTCCACGACTTCCGCACTCTGTGACGTTAATTTCACGATAGCTCCTAGTGAGACTGTAGCAATTGTAGGCGCTATTGGTTCGGGGAAATCAACTTTGGCAAATGCTGTGCCAAGATTGTTGGATATTGAGCCGGGACAGTTGTTTTTGGATGGAGTGGACATTACCAAAATTGCCTTGGCTGATTTAAGAAGTGCTATCGCCTATGTCCCTCAAGATAGCTTTCTCTTCAGTACAACAATTAAAAATAATATTCGCTACGGCGATCCTGTGAGCGAACAAGAACAAGTCGAAAACACAGCCAAGATGGCGCAAATTCACCCAGAAATCATTAATTTTCCGCAACAATATGAAACTATAGTTGGGGAACGTGGCATTACTCTTTCTGGTGGTCAACGCCAACGTACTGCTTTGGCTAGGGCAATGCTAGTTAATGCCCCAGTGTTAATTTTAGATGATGCTCTTTCCAGTGTGGATAATCAAACTGCGACAGCCATCTTGAAAAATCTTTCTGGTGGTACGCAACGAAAAACAGTCATTTTCATCACTCATCAGCTTTCTGCCGCTGCTAGTGCTGACCGCATTTTCGTCATGGACAAGGGGAAAATTGTTCAAAAGGGTACGCACGCAGAACTTTTGGAGCAGCCTGGAATGTATAAAACTTTATGGAGTCAGCATCAGATAGAAGAATTATTGCATTAG
- a CDS encoding sulfite exporter TauE/SafE family protein produces the protein MINLLLILALGFLGSFGHCVGMCGPLAVAFSLSHKQETPHWRQQLQFHVLLNLGRMLSYVLVGAGIGALGSVLLASGQMAGIGSQLRQWMAILTGILLIWFGIGQIKPDFLPRIPLLHPLMQSRLHNHLSQGMVKLSLQTKWWTPALLGMTWGLMPCGFLYTAQIKAAETGNLWMGAATMLAFGIGTLPTMLGVGVSTSLVSKDRRSQLFRLGGWVTLTIGVLTLLRTGDTMVDYTGHGALVCLILALVARPISNLWAAPLRYRRALGVGAFVLSLAHTVHMMEHSLQWNFAAFLFLLPDYQVGMALGAVALALMTPPALTSFDRLQKSLGKRWRAIHLLSVPALLLSTIHAVIIGSHYFGSSQVTWENKLAAVLLGIVTLIVLLVRWRFFWSMLSLQKFYVPSKKS, from the coding sequence GCAGTTGCGTTTTCCCTGTCTCATAAGCAGGAAACTCCTCATTGGCGACAGCAATTGCAATTTCACGTTCTCCTAAATTTGGGACGGATGCTGAGCTATGTTCTTGTTGGTGCGGGGATTGGGGCGCTTGGTTCGGTATTGCTTGCCAGTGGACAAATGGCAGGTATCGGTAGCCAATTACGCCAATGGATGGCGATTCTTACTGGCATTTTGCTGATTTGGTTTGGTATTGGACAAATAAAACCAGACTTTCTGCCTCGAATTCCATTGCTGCACCCTCTTATGCAAAGTCGTTTACACAACCACCTCAGTCAGGGAATGGTTAAGCTTTCTCTCCAAACCAAATGGTGGACACCAGCGCTTTTGGGTATGACTTGGGGTTTAATGCCTTGTGGTTTTCTGTATACTGCTCAAATTAAAGCTGCAGAAACTGGCAATTTGTGGATGGGTGCAGCAACAATGCTGGCATTTGGGATCGGAACTCTGCCTACAATGTTAGGTGTGGGTGTGTCTACGTCGTTAGTTAGTAAAGACAGGCGCAGTCAATTGTTTCGCTTGGGTGGTTGGGTGACTCTCACAATTGGTGTGCTAACCCTGTTGCGGACTGGCGACACAATGGTAGATTACACCGGACATGGAGCGTTAGTTTGTTTAATTCTGGCGCTTGTTGCTCGTCCCATCAGCAACTTGTGGGCAGCACCTTTGCGTTATCGTCGTGCGTTGGGAGTCGGTGCTTTTGTGTTGTCTTTGGCTCACACTGTCCACATGATGGAACATTCACTGCAATGGAATTTTGCAGCCTTTTTGTTCTTGCTACCAGATTATCAGGTGGGCATGGCTTTGGGTGCTGTAGCACTGGCGCTGATGACTCCCCCTGCCCTGACCAGTTTTGACCGTTTGCAGAAGTCTTTAGGCAAGCGCTGGCGAGCAATTCATTTGTTAAGCGTGCCAGCTTTACTATTAAGCACGATTCATGCTGTGATAATTGGCTCCCACTATTTTGGTTCTTCTCAAGTTACCTGGGAGAATAAATTAGCGGCAGTGCTTCTGGGAATTGTCACCTTGATTGTGTTGCTGGTGCGTTGGCGCTTTTTCTGGTCAATGTTGTCTTTACAGAAATTTTATGTTCCCTCAAAAAAGTCCTAG